Proteins encoded together in one Streptomyces sp. NA04227 window:
- a CDS encoding endo-beta-N-acetylglucosaminidase H yields MKSTSGRGRVRTALFATLAAVALVCGATAAAPAAVPTPAPEAAHAKAGPTSVAYVEVNNNSMLNVGKYTLAEGGDNVFDIAVIFAANINYDTTTKSAYLSFNENVQRVLDNAETEIKPLQDKGIKVVLSVLGNHQGAGFANFPSQTAASAFAKELSDAVGKYGLDGVDFDDEYAEYGQNGTGQPNDSSFVHLVTALRDNMPDKLITLYEIGPSADRLSYDGVDITSKFDYAWNPYYGSWRVPQIALPKSRLSPAAVSIGTTPTGTAVDLARRTVAEEYGVFLTYNLDGSDREDYLSSFTRELYGSDAVYTP; encoded by the coding sequence CGGTGCGACGGCCGCTGCCCCGGCGGCCGTCCCCACACCGGCCCCCGAGGCGGCGCACGCCAAGGCGGGACCGACCTCGGTGGCCTATGTCGAGGTGAACAACAACAGCATGCTCAACGTCGGCAAGTACACGCTGGCCGAAGGCGGTGACAACGTTTTCGACATCGCTGTCATCTTCGCCGCCAACATCAACTACGACACCACCACCAAGTCGGCGTACCTGTCCTTCAACGAGAACGTGCAGCGCGTCCTGGACAACGCGGAGACGGAGATCAAGCCCTTGCAGGACAAGGGCATCAAGGTCGTACTGTCCGTGCTGGGCAACCACCAGGGCGCCGGCTTCGCCAACTTCCCCTCCCAGACGGCCGCTTCGGCCTTCGCCAAGGAGTTGTCCGACGCCGTCGGCAAGTACGGGCTCGACGGTGTCGACTTCGACGACGAGTACGCCGAGTACGGGCAGAACGGCACGGGCCAGCCCAACGACAGCTCCTTCGTCCACCTGGTCACCGCCCTGCGCGACAACATGCCCGACAAGCTCATCACCCTGTACGAGATCGGCCCGTCCGCGGACCGGTTGTCCTACGACGGCGTGGACATCACCTCGAAGTTCGACTACGCCTGGAACCCGTACTACGGATCATGGAGGGTTCCGCAGATCGCGCTGCCCAAGTCGCGGCTGTCGCCCGCGGCGGTCTCGATCGGCACCACGCCCACGGGCACCGCGGTCGACCTCGCCCGGCGGACCGTGGCCGAGGAGTACGGCGTGTTCCTGACCTACAACCTGGACGGTTCGGACCGGGAGGACTACCTCTCCAGCTTCACCAGGGAGTTGTACGGCAGCGACGCCGTCTACACCCCGTAG
- a CDS encoding PAS domain-containing protein encodes MDYSSLKALLERVPVSWWEVDEEWRVLERGGGAFADLGTAQRFLDRMRQELSAPGHSADGRWQARFDGRVFDVSCPLDESRAKGRTRGLAVEVAGGASGPRRYAAFADFADFAPAAAFIRDGNGRYLWANHAYAHLYGTTPEQVVGTRIEDFDPPADAQRFRVLDQEILTRGKPVRHTLSYHRPDGGTGQAAGHRFPVEENGETCVAGIYVDITEHIRAMNQRREAEENLHALRDHSGLPCALLSANGRIEQASTAAAELFRLPLSDLLGVRAHTLLAPASAPDLGRLHRGWNGLIARRTRRVETSAVLVDAEGRHRRAQLHLTTVGRSAARARHVWAVVTHQSLAHEAHPPLTAAQIRILSLLAQGSSNGEIATSLKLSRQTVDYHLSRLRELLGAATRPALVARAYVLGILAPRAWPPRSATATHPLSPT; translated from the coding sequence GTGGACTATTCCAGCCTCAAAGCACTCCTGGAGCGCGTGCCCGTCTCCTGGTGGGAGGTCGACGAGGAGTGGCGGGTACTGGAACGGGGCGGCGGCGCCTTCGCCGACCTGGGCACGGCGCAGCGCTTCCTGGACCGCATGCGCCAGGAGCTCTCGGCGCCGGGGCACTCCGCCGACGGCCGCTGGCAGGCCCGGTTCGACGGCCGGGTCTTCGACGTGAGCTGCCCGCTCGACGAGAGCCGCGCCAAGGGCCGCACCCGCGGACTCGCGGTGGAGGTCGCGGGCGGCGCCTCGGGCCCGCGACGCTATGCCGCCTTCGCGGACTTCGCCGACTTCGCTCCCGCGGCCGCCTTCATCCGCGACGGCAACGGCCGCTATCTGTGGGCCAATCACGCCTACGCGCACCTCTACGGCACCACCCCCGAACAGGTCGTCGGCACCCGCATCGAGGACTTCGACCCGCCCGCCGACGCGCAGCGGTTCCGGGTGCTCGACCAGGAGATCCTGACCCGCGGCAAGCCGGTGCGGCACACCCTGAGCTACCACCGCCCGGACGGCGGCACCGGGCAGGCGGCGGGCCACCGCTTCCCGGTCGAGGAGAACGGCGAGACCTGCGTGGCCGGGATCTATGTGGACATCACCGAGCACATCCGGGCCATGAACCAGCGCCGGGAGGCCGAGGAGAACCTGCACGCGCTGCGCGACCACAGCGGCCTGCCCTGCGCGCTGCTCTCGGCCAACGGCCGTATCGAGCAGGCGAGTACGGCCGCGGCCGAACTGTTCCGGCTGCCGCTGTCCGACCTGCTCGGTGTCCGCGCGCACACCCTGCTCGCCCCGGCCTCGGCCCCGGACCTCGGCCGGCTGCACCGCGGATGGAACGGTCTGATAGCCCGCCGCACCAGACGGGTGGAGACCTCCGCCGTGCTCGTGGACGCCGAGGGACGGCACCGCCGCGCCCAGCTCCACCTCACGACGGTCGGCCGCAGTGCCGCCCGTGCCCGGCACGTCTGGGCCGTCGTCACCCACCAGAGCCTCGCCCACGAGGCCCATCCGCCGCTCACCGCCGCGCAGATCCGCATCCTGTCGCTGCTCGCCCAGGGCAGCAGCAACGGGGAGATCGCCACCTCGCTGAAGCTGTCCCGGCAGACGGTCGACTACCACCTCAGTCGGCTGCGCGAACTCCTCGGCGCGGCCACCCGGCCCGCCCTGGTCGCCCGCGCCTATGTGCTCGGCATCCTCGCGCCCCGCGCCTGGCCGCCGCGCTCCGCCACGGCCACCCATCCGCTCAGCCCCACCTGA
- a CDS encoding acetyl-CoA carboxylase biotin carboxylase subunit family protein, protein MSKVLLVHAKGGPPLGHVLSRTAAKAELHLLALSALPPAVATDAGNLCASVVTPAAAQRSDLVALIVTRAREVGADAVLTFSEYAVVAVAEACEALGLPGAGSTCELARDKRMMRRTWQQHGLPQPEFRPVATEADLHDAAAALPFPMLLKAAWSAGSTAHQIIRAPHEATEAWQHSRQVMAESAQLGYAELHVAEADADFVVEQIVTGTAGEWFDEPGWGDYVSVEGVVADGTFHPVCLSGRMPTVEPFTERAGITPALLPEDAQNRIVDLARRAVDALGLGTCGTHTEIKLGADGRMWLIETAARFGGAMTVPQIEEVFGLDLIGMLVDQLLGRPVAWPGQALTCEQARGAAGSLVVLAVDGNGEAWPDRRVWDFPTVTGAVPLSEGSTLSVVPENSLPDGSPVPVYEPAGGANTMAALCLLSARDPHTVLRDFETLVDALPTALPQAPAVARTAPATAPPAAPTAARSVSAARTQVLPTALPEGIPA, encoded by the coding sequence GTGAGCAAGGTGCTGTTGGTGCACGCCAAGGGTGGACCGCCGCTCGGCCACGTCCTGTCCCGGACGGCCGCGAAGGCGGAGTTGCACCTCCTTGCGCTCAGCGCTCTGCCCCCGGCCGTCGCCACCGACGCCGGGAACCTGTGCGCCTCGGTGGTGACCCCGGCCGCGGCGCAGCGCTCCGACCTGGTCGCGTTGATCGTCACCCGGGCGCGGGAGGTGGGGGCGGACGCGGTGCTCACCTTCTCCGAGTACGCGGTGGTGGCCGTCGCGGAGGCCTGCGAGGCACTCGGGCTCCCTGGAGCGGGCAGCACCTGCGAACTCGCCCGCGACAAGCGGATGATGCGCCGCACCTGGCAGCAACACGGCCTGCCGCAGCCCGAGTTCCGTCCGGTAGCCACCGAGGCCGACCTGCACGACGCGGCCGCCGCGCTGCCCTTCCCGATGCTCCTCAAAGCGGCCTGGAGCGCGGGATCCACCGCCCACCAGATCATCCGCGCCCCGCACGAGGCGACCGAGGCCTGGCAGCACTCGCGCCAAGTAATGGCCGAATCGGCCCAGTTGGGCTACGCCGAGCTCCATGTGGCCGAGGCCGACGCGGACTTCGTCGTCGAGCAGATCGTGACCGGCACCGCGGGCGAGTGGTTCGACGAGCCCGGCTGGGGCGACTACGTCAGCGTCGAGGGCGTGGTGGCCGACGGCACCTTCCACCCGGTCTGCCTCAGCGGCCGGATGCCCACCGTCGAACCCTTCACCGAGCGCGCGGGCATCACCCCCGCCCTGCTCCCCGAGGACGCCCAGAACCGCATCGTGGACCTCGCGCGCCGGGCCGTGGACGCCCTCGGGCTCGGCACCTGCGGTACGCACACCGAGATCAAGCTCGGCGCCGACGGCCGCATGTGGCTGATCGAGACCGCGGCCCGGTTCGGCGGCGCGATGACCGTCCCGCAGATCGAGGAGGTCTTCGGTCTGGACCTGATCGGCATGCTCGTCGACCAGCTCCTCGGCCGCCCGGTCGCCTGGCCCGGGCAGGCTCTCACCTGCGAGCAGGCTCGCGGCGCCGCGGGTTCGCTGGTGGTCCTCGCGGTGGACGGCAACGGTGAGGCCTGGCCGGACCGCCGGGTCTGGGACTTCCCCACGGTGACCGGGGCGGTCCCGCTCAGCGAGGGCAGCACGCTGTCCGTGGTGCCGGAGAACTCGCTGCCCGACGGCAGCCCGGTACCGGTCTACGAGCCGGCCGGGGGCGCCAACACCATGGCCGCGCTCTGCCTGCTCTCGGCCAGGGACCCGCACACCGTACTGCGCGACTTCGAGACCCTTGTCGACGCCCTGCCGACCGCCCTGCCGCAGGCGCCCGCCGTCGCGAGGACAGCCCCCGCCACCGCCCCGCCGGCGGCGCCCACCGCTGCGCGGTCCGTATCCGCCGCCCGTACGCAGGTGCTGCCCACCGCGCTGCCCGAAGGGATCCCCGCATGA